From Sphingorhabdus sp. SMR4y:
TGCGCGGCAAGCCGGTGGCGGTCGGCGGCTCGTCAAAGCGCGGGGTTGTCGCTGCAGCTTCCTATGAAGCGCGCCAGTTCGGCGTGCGCTCGGCGATGCCATCGGTAACCGCCAAGCGCCGCTGTCCCGACCTGATATTCGTCAAGCACCGGTTCGAGGTCTATCGCGAAGTGTCGCAGCAGATCCGGGCGATATTCCGGACGCACAGCGATCTCGTCGAACCGCTGTCGCTGGACGAGGCCTATATCGATGTGACCGAGGACAAGATGGGAATCGGCAATGCGACACGGATCGCCGAGATGATCCGGGCCGAGATCAGGAAGCAGACCGGCCTCACCGCCAGCGCCGGGGTCAGCTATAACAAGTTCATTGCCAAAATCGCCTCGGACCAGAACAAGCCGGATGGTATTTGCGTGATCAAGCCGCATCAGGGAGCGGATTTCGTTGCCCAGTTGCCGGTGCGGCGATTCTTTGGCGTCGGTCCGAAAACGGCGGAGCGGATGGCGAAGCTGAACATTCACACGGGGGCCGATCTGCGCGCGCAGTCGCAGGATTTCCTGAAGCAGCAT
This genomic window contains:
- the dinB gene encoding DNA polymerase IV, which produces MSDSAPDLLQRKIIHIDMDAFFASVEQRDFPELRGKPVAVGGSSKRGVVAAASYEARQFGVRSAMPSVTAKRRCPDLIFVKHRFEVYREVSQQIRAIFRTHSDLVEPLSLDEAYIDVTEDKMGIGNATRIAEMIRAEIRKQTGLTASAGVSYNKFIAKIASDQNKPDGICVIKPHQGADFVAQLPVRRFFGVGPKTAERMAKLNIHTGADLRAQSQDFLKQHFGKSAGYLFRASRGVDHREVRANRIRKSVGGERTYGDDLVSDGDMHDAFEHIIDIVWNSIAKCEARGRTVTLKAKYADFRQVTRSKSTDHYIADKNEFATIGRELLASIMPVENGVRLLGLTLSSLEGAEAAEQEDGDAENDQIQPAFDF